aaaatattaaattttattaaaaaataaaataaaattataataatttctaTGTGAttacaatttaaataaataataaataataattttaaaataattaaaaaaattaataacaattatgaaaataaataaacaatgaacCAATCGGCAGCCAGACAGTCTACACGACAATACTACACGCACTTACAAATCTGACTGAGACAGCACCCTCTCTGACTTGGACTTTTTCAAAGCATTGTTTGACTGTTGAAAACATTGTTTTTTATAGTGATTACTAAAATCCAACTAGCCATTTggtttgtaaaaaataatttataattcaagAACATttcgaaaatattttatatttcatttttgttataagtttaaacaataaaattatatataaaattttaataatttaatatttatatttattataaatattaataagatttttaaaaataaaaaataaaatttctatttaattataaattttttcattaattaattttccttaatgttttaaatattagagatgaaaaatatttccaattttatatttaaaaaactttaaaatattaacttttataagaaatatataaatgttttaaatcatctttatttattgataataaaAGACTGCATTAAAAGTCCTTGAGATGAAAAATGTTTGGACTAAACATGTATATTTTTTTGATCTTTTGGACTAAATCTATCTAGCTGATTTAATTGTTTCATTCGGAagcaaattttgaaattttgattattagAATTAAATCTCTTAAAAGGCGAATCTCTTTCATAATTCTCAATTTAATTGTCTTATTCTTATTATGaaattttgatatatatttaatttgatttgatttatgagttttttatgagttttaaatatatatttaattaaagtttaatatTAGGCATATTAAATATCATACAATATACGATAAATTATTACCTAGGTGACtcgaaatttcaaaattttactttCTTTACTGACGTCTTGACTAGGAGAAGATGTCATGCTCAAAAATCATATGTAAGAGTTTTGATTTATTATAAAGAGGTTTGAAATATTCCAGCTTGCTTCCCTGCTTTGAATGGCAACGTCTTTAAACAACACTCCACTCCACACTCAGTTTTCAAAATAACCCAAGAGACTTTCATATGAGAGGCTAATTTACTAGCGAATTAATGTGACGTAGCCCTTGCTGCTCCTGCCATTGGGGAACTAGCTCCAACATCAATCAAGTCTCCCTTACGGTTTCTAACCACTGCTGCTGCAACTGCAAAATCATTGTTTTTTCTTCGAAATAATATATCACAGTTGAGCTTGATGAAATTACAGCTATTcaaattatattcatttaataaaatatatgatgcaTTCAATTATTGACCTTGCATTGGAGTGGAtacctaattaataaaaaatcattaatatattttaattttataataataaaatttattataattttaacatatataataattaagtatTAATTACTTGTAAATATTAAAGTGGGGACAAAAATTGTAGTAGAGTCAATAgtatccattttatattaatgacATGTGATACATTGTATGGGTTAATTGCAATGTTTTTAAATTCGGTTTGATTAATAAATCTGTAGGGTTTGAGGTTTCATGGTAGTTGAATtgagatttaattaatatattattaataaataataaaatatttaattgtatgtaaaagtgaaaaattttaaattagaattttataataacaaaatgaaactgataaaatatattaataaactaaATCCTTAATAATATcaagtatttaaaatataatttttttttaattttttcctaGTTAGTAgtttataattatgtaatttaataaatatattaagtgGTAAAAAATTCAGGATCATATGATCAAATCTTAAGAGCTAGTGAACAGAACAGAACTATTTTCAGTTACTgtcaaattttttatatatatagaaagaAACATATGTACCATATTGTAAATTAACCAATTAAGTAACCACGGTTATTTTCCGTTACCATCTCCGTCCACAGAATGGGAACGGAGTAAACTTATGCAACCCAATTTTTTtcccattctctctctctctctctctctctctctatatttcTTCATGTgtctaaagaaaaagaaagaaaaaggagaaagtCTCATTGGACCACCACTCACCACCACTCACCACCTCtctctttctcctcttcttcctcctaTCTTCTCCTGCTCTTCCCCTCTGAGCATCCCATCATCGATTCTCTTATCAGTTGGATATTGATATAAATATGATCAAGGACTTCTGCTTTTGACATTTCTCgtggttgtttctccaaaaacATCTAAGAAGCTTTGCTAATAATTGATAGAATCAAATGGGTGTCTGCTTTTCCACCATCAAAGTCAGTGGTTCTAGCAGCAATAACAACACTACTGCCAGCGCTGGCCACCACTACCACCGCAAGGAAAGAACTGATACGACTCAATCGACGACCACGAATAAACAATCGTCGGATCAAAAGAATAATAAGGATGACAACAATAGTACTAACAATGGGACTCCCGAGAGTAGACAACTGCAAACAAAGCCGAAGCAGCAACAGCGacaacagcagcagcagcagcagcagcataaGGTGAAAGAGAAGCAGACTTCCAGGCGACAAAGTGGGGTGATCCCATGTGGTAAACGCACGGATTTTGGCTATGCCAAGGATTTTGATAGGCGATATATGACCGGAAAACTATTGGGCCATGGCCAATTTGGGTACACCTATGTTGCCACTGATAAAGCTAGTGGAGATCGCGTTGCCGTCAAGAGGATTGAGAAAAATAAGGTATTCCTTCTCTTTGCCTTTGTAATTTGTTTTTGTCAATTGGGTCTTTTTGGTTTGTCAATGTTTTTTCTTTGGTGTTTTATAGCCTATATTGCATCTTTCTGACGAGGCTTTTCTGATTCATTTATGCCGGTATATTGTAAACGACTTTagatttctatttaatttaggGATTGTCTGGTTAATGGGGTGTAAGAGAAATCTAAAGGAAttctttttaaatctttttattgctatttttatttgtgttttggTTGCTAAAGATTCCGATTGATGGTTTTGGGCTATGAACAATGGAACTGAGTTTAAGATTCTTGAAGGCTCTTTTGCTTTTAGTGTAGgtatattcttatttttatagtttGAGATTATAACCTTTTTGCTTGAACATCAAGCTTCTACCAAGACATTTTTACTGTTTTATTCTCGGTTGATTTGAAGATTCATGTTTTTCTTGTTGGGTGTCCATGCTCACTTTTATTCCCGTGTTCAGTGTTTTTTAAACTTTGCAACTTATGGTATCCAAGTTCCTGGGATTGGCTGTAGGTTTAACTCATTTGAGTACTGATATTATCAAAAGATCACCGTGAACTGCTTTGGTTGCTAGCTTTGGTATTAACCAGAGGCCTTCTGGTTAGTTAAAATTCTGGATCACATTTTTCTGAGTTGCAATTATTTGTTTCTGCAACAGGGTGTGTTTTAGAGGCACACGTTTTCTTTTGCCCTCATCAAAAGAGAAACACAAATAAATACAGTAAATCCACTTCATTTTCCTTTTGGAGGGTTGGCATGTCTAGGTCTTTTGCTGTCCCCAATTAAGCAACAAGTAATACCGAGGGCCGAGAGACTAGATTTACCTTTTAACTGCTAAAGGATTTAAAGCTTAGGATGTAACTAGTATTATAGCTTTTAGTTCTCAAAGAAATGTTGTCCTTTAATGTGTTTACCTTAGAGAAGTTGCTTTTCTGGTGTATTTTAAAGCTAATACTTGTCTTTGATGCTAGATGGTTCTTCCTATTGCTGTTGAGGATGTGAAGAGAGAGGTCAAGATATTACGGGAACTTGCTGGCCATGAGAATGTAGTTCAGTTTTATGACGCATTCGAGGATGATTCTTATGTATATATAGTAATGGAGTAAGTGTTATGGTTATACCTTCTGTTTTGACTATGCCTCAATCCATTACTAACGAAGTTTTTATAAAAGTGCATCTCCTCCAGCTGTGCTTTTCTGATGCTCCTTACCATAGCTTTTTTTTTCCGAGTGAATATTAATCTGAATTTGTCATTCACTGTCACACTACGTTGTTAACTTTATAGTTTCTTTACACTGTTGTTTATTAGGTTATGTGAGGGTGGTGAACTGCTGGATCGCATACTGGCAAAGTAAGAATCTTTCTTTCTGGAGTTCATTGTTCTTTGCTGCAGTTGTgcaatcatatttttaaatatgtgtCCAAAAATTTGGCCTATTATCTTGTTCACTAGAATCTTTCATATAAatgtttgattttattcaatcagGAAGGATAGTCGTTATACTGAGAAAGATGCAGCAGTAGTTGTACGACAGATGCTCAAAGTTGCAGCTGAGTGTCATTTACATGGTTTGGTACACCGTGACATGAAACCGGAGGTATAATAGAGTTGATTATCGTGGATAGCATGCTGGGCATAATTATAATCATGGGTGCTGACAATGGTTGCTTATGTTTTTTTTGCTTGTAGAATTTTCTTTTCAAGTCAACCAAGGTGGACTCACCTCTGAAGGCCACAGATTTTGGCCTGTCAGACTTCATAAAACCAGGTAATTAGTGGCTTCTGGTGCAAAGATCTGCTTATATATAATTACCAAAACTTTATTTTTGAGATGGGGCAGTGGGGaggttttcatttttatttacttttgatGGGTGGAGGAAGGGAAACCAAAAGTCTTGCTGTGTTTTTGAAGGAAAAGCTGTTATGGCACGTGTCCATTAAGATGAGAGttgacacacacacacacacacaaacacACACACGAATTGACACATGCATAAATACATATACACTTTTATCGTACACTTAAGAGAGTTTGCTGTTCTTGTCAAATCCGTGATTAGCATTTCAGCTCATTCTATTCAAAAAGTTCTGAAGCCATATTTCATACTATTCAATGGTTGCAGGCAAGAAGTTTAAAGATATTGTTGGCAGTGCCTACTATGTAGCCCCTGAAGTATTAAAGCGCAGGTCTGGACCTGAATCAGATGTCTGGAGTATTGGTGTTATTACATACATTTTGCTATGTGGGCGCCGTCCTTTTTGGGATAAAACTGAGGATGGTATATTTAAGGAGGTGCAGTACAATCTTAATTTTAGATACCagcttctccttttttttttttgtcttcttTTCTGCCACCTGTGATTGTTACAAAACGATGGCTAAAGGTTTTTGGTAACAAAATTAGATTTCATGTTGCTTTAATCACGTTTTCAAAACATCTGTGCTTTCTGTTTGTCTCATGATTATTCACATTTATGCTCCAGTTCTCAGTTTGTCTATTTGAAGCAAAACTAGGAATTCCTATTAAGGCTATTATCCTGTATCTTATGCAgccttctcagctttctgaatgATTATACTCATTCCATAAAAGGTTTATTTTTACATGGTGATATCTTAAATTCAGAGAACTGTTTTCTAAAGTATAATATGTGCTGgtgatattttataaaaacccgATTCTTTATGTGTTCTTTGCAGCAGTTCAAGTTTATACTGAACTGAATTGCATGGTACCTTATTTTACCTTCATTGTTTATAATCCCCATCTTCAGAATACTGATGTCTAAAGTCTGCAGGTCTTGAGGAATAAACCTGATTTTCGCCGCAAACCATGGCCAAGCATAAGTAATAGTGCTAAAGATTTTGTAAAGAAGTTACTGGTGAAGGATCCTCGGGTCCGACTTACTGCTGCTCAGGCCCTATGTATGTGTCCAACTATTTGCATGGGAAAGAAATAAATGCTGATAAATTATGATGAGTTACAAACAAACAGGACCAGTTTGGCTCTAAaaggttttcttctttgcagCTCATCCATGGGTCAGAGAAGGAGGGGATGCATCCGAAATACCCATTGACATATCTGTTCTCAGTAACATGCGGCAATTTGTGAAGTACAGTCGTTTGAAACAGTTTGCTCTAAGGGTAATGCACACATCCTTTTTATTGGATGCTTCAAAGTGATGCAGGATTGTCTTCTAGATATTTTAGGACTGCCTATTTAGGAAGTAATTTACAGGAAAAATTggttttcataaataattaatgcCTTGTAGGCATTGGCTGGCACACTTGATGATGGGGAGCTTGCTGATCTTCGGGATCAATTTGATGCAATTGATGTCGATAGAAATGGTTCTATTAGTCTTGAAGAGATGAGACAGGTATGTTTGTTTTCATATTAATCTTTCAATATTATATGCTGTTATCTATACTTGAAATTCTTGTCATCTATTTTAGTTTGAATGAAACATGTTTCTTGTTGGACACTCTCTTCATTTTATTGAACTAGGATGGTTTCAATGCAGGCACTTGCTAAAGACCTTCCTTGGAAGTTGAAAGACTCCCGAGTCCTGGAGATTCTTCAAGCGGTAAGCATGATTTGTGCTGTCTTGTCTAGGAAGAACATTTTCTCAATAAATAACGGAAGAGGAATTAGCCTTCAACTTGTTCAAGATGCCATCCTTATTTTAAATGGGTTGGACATTTgtactcttttttctttttctctttttttccttCTCCTTTTTGTGCTGGATATGAGGATTGAAGGATTCATGGGACTTGGACATAATGATGATGACTTGTTTTCCAGCTAGAtataaaatctttttaattgaTAGATTGTGAAGATGAAACTCCAAACTTGGTGACAGTTCAATGAAATAACATTGCCTGTGAACAATGTTTCCTTGTGTTTTGGAATATAACAGGGGTTTTATCTGTTTGATGCAGATTGACAGCAATACAGATGGACTTGTTGATTTCTCCGAGTTTGTTGCTGCTGCTCTACATGTGCATCAACTAGAGGAACACAATTCTGAGAAATGGCATATGCGTTCGCAATCTGCTTTTGAGAAATTTGATCTTGATAAAGATGGTTTTATAACACCAGAAGAACTGAGAATGGTTAGTATTTCTTTTCACCAAAAATCCACCATCGTGATTCCACACCCATCCAAAGCTGAAAAATAAGAATGAATACAAATATATATTATGCAGATGATGTGCAAGTGATTGCTCttgaactttattttttatttttgttttgagcAATTGATCTTGGTTAGCTTTTGATCAAGTTACCAATATTTCTTTTGCTTTATTGCCTTGCAGCACACGGGCTTAAAAGGTTCCATTGACCCACTTCTTGAGGAGGCTGATATTGATAAAGATGGTAAAATAAGCCTTTCGGAATTCCGTAGATTGCTGAGAACAGCAAGTATTAGTTCCCAAAATTTACCAAGCCCATCTGCCCATCGAAATTCCTGGAAAATTTAGAGCAGAAATGGAGTTTTGGAAGATTGAGAAAAATGTGAGGATAACAAACCGACTTGAAGATTACAGAGAGTTGTAGAGGGAGTACTCTGCACCATTGGTTTCCATTTACCTCTGGTGAATCGTCAGTTTCCAGTGGTCCACAAAGGTTTATGTTGAAGAGGAGGTATTTTATTAGTGGAGAGGTGTTGGTTCTCTATAGAGGATGGCTCTGCGTGTGGTGGTCAACTTTTGTACATTCTTTTGGAGGATTGGGACTTCCTTTGTTGTGCCCTACGAACTTTAATATCTAACCGCAAATAAAATTCCAAGGAAAGGTTGGTGTTTTAGGAAGCTGTTGTGCTTAGTGTCTGTGAAAATCATGAACTTTCGATCTGTatttcccctttttttttcaCAAGAAAAATGCTAAAAAAAATGCTACTCTACCGATCATAGTAAGTGCAAAAATCTGGATTATGATGATACCGATTTACCCGCCTTGTGCATAGTGGCGATGGCCTTGTCTGGGAGCATATTCAACTTGGCTAACCCCCCTGGAGTGTAAATTTTGGTACATTCTAAAGAGCACTTTTGTGATTCAGCAACTGCATGTTGATTTCCTCCGCATATGCTCTTCAAAACCTCACAGGTCCATTAGAAAATGGGTTCAGTTGACAGAAGTTTAAGTAATTGAGGCGTGTGAAATTTGAGTACAAGACAACGCAGAGCAGGTTctgctattttgttattttaaattgTATGATCTTTTATTCTGCAGTTTCAATTTCAAATTGCCTTCTATTTAAAATTGGTCTGAACCTAACAGTATTAAGAATAGTTTCTCAGCATCAACGTGTTGTTTTTCTTGATGCTTCATCTCCACCACCAGTAAAATGAcaatattaataacaaaaaagAAATTACTTCTCTTCCCT
The Manihot esculenta cultivar AM560-2 chromosome 1, M.esculenta_v8, whole genome shotgun sequence genome window above contains:
- the LOC110601937 gene encoding calcium-dependent protein kinase 28; translation: MGVCFSTIKVSGSSSNNNTTASAGHHYHRKERTDTTQSTTTNKQSSDQKNNKDDNNSTNNGTPESRQLQTKPKQQQRQQQQQQQQHKVKEKQTSRRQSGVIPCGKRTDFGYAKDFDRRYMTGKLLGHGQFGYTYVATDKASGDRVAVKRIEKNKMVLPIAVEDVKREVKILRELAGHENVVQFYDAFEDDSYVYIVMELCEGGELLDRILAKKDSRYTEKDAAVVVRQMLKVAAECHLHGLVHRDMKPENFLFKSTKVDSPLKATDFGLSDFIKPGKKFKDIVGSAYYVAPEVLKRRSGPESDVWSIGVITYILLCGRRPFWDKTEDGIFKEVLRNKPDFRRKPWPSISNSAKDFVKKLLVKDPRVRLTAAQALSHPWVREGGDASEIPIDISVLSNMRQFVKYSRLKQFALRALAGTLDDGELADLRDQFDAIDVDRNGSISLEEMRQALAKDLPWKLKDSRVLEILQAIDSNTDGLVDFSEFVAAALHVHQLEEHNSEKWHMRSQSAFEKFDLDKDGFITPEELRMHTGLKGSIDPLLEEADIDKDGKISLSEFRRLLRTASISSQNLPSPSAHRNSWKI